One genomic region from candidate division KSB1 bacterium encodes:
- a CDS encoding tetratricopeptide repeat protein, with the protein MKKWILCTLLTFTTALAAPDEQSDYTSYIGALEDLNHKEFSKIIIKEINEYLHRFPAAGNLDDIHFKIATLYSDRKDKVRSFFTNLEVIYLYPNSSHIPVAKDRVRALLLKEKKFRALQDKMETVVNPATRDSTKESAYFAFISDMVSYDLKSTRKLTIGACENFLQTNPEMPRADAVLFWKAQLLEKEKQAPRAIAELLKLTYLYNKSIFATASKLKMAELFTDRLKMHDKAILALEEFILEFPEDPQAPYAQFKMARIIEKKKKKHLEALDAYKAVAEKFPKSVEAVPALFEAARLYEDKFKEYNQAIRIYTEVVRDFPEDIKAPHALAEAARIYEKRLKDYFNAANVYFKVYGHYPESNIAAESLFAAADINEKRLKDYEKAIMYYRFVVDQYPDKKVASKAIKRIEKLSKDLANNK; encoded by the coding sequence ATGAAGAAATGGATTTTATGTACGTTACTTACATTCACAACGGCATTGGCTGCGCCCGACGAGCAATCCGATTACACAAGTTATATCGGCGCGCTTGAAGATCTCAACCATAAAGAGTTCTCAAAAATAATCATCAAAGAAATAAATGAATATCTGCACCGGTTCCCTGCCGCCGGGAATCTCGATGACATTCACTTCAAGATTGCCACGCTTTATTCTGATCGGAAAGATAAGGTTCGTTCTTTTTTCACCAATTTGGAAGTGATTTACCTTTATCCAAATTCAAGCCATATTCCGGTGGCAAAAGACCGGGTTAGAGCCCTGCTGCTTAAGGAAAAGAAGTTTAGGGCGCTGCAGGACAAAATGGAGACTGTTGTAAACCCGGCAACGAGAGATTCCACCAAAGAGAGCGCTTACTTTGCCTTTATAAGCGACATGGTTTCTTATGACCTAAAATCGACCCGAAAATTAACCATTGGGGCCTGCGAAAATTTTTTGCAAACCAATCCTGAAATGCCGCGCGCGGATGCCGTGCTATTCTGGAAAGCGCAGTTACTTGAAAAAGAGAAACAAGCTCCCCGGGCAATTGCCGAATTGCTGAAACTGACTTATTTATATAACAAGAGCATTTTTGCAACCGCCAGTAAATTGAAAATGGCGGAGCTTTTTACTGATCGGCTTAAAATGCATGATAAGGCTATTTTAGCTTTGGAGGAATTTATTTTAGAGTTCCCTGAGGATCCGCAGGCGCCATATGCCCAATTTAAGATGGCCCGGATTATCGAAAAGAAGAAAAAGAAGCACCTCGAGGCCCTCGACGCTTACAAAGCGGTGGCTGAAAAATTTCCCAAGAGCGTCGAGGCGGTGCCTGCACTTTTCGAGGCGGCCCGGCTTTATGAGGATAAGTTTAAGGAATATAATCAGGCGATTCGAATCTACACGGAAGTGGTTAGAGACTTTCCGGAAGATATTAAAGCCCCACATGCTTTGGCCGAAGCCGCGCGGATTTATGAAAAGCGCTTAAAAGATTATTTTAATGCGGCAAATGTTTACTTTAAAGTTTACGGCCACTACCCCGAAAGCAATATCGCTGCCGAATCTCTGTTTGCTGCGGCAGATATTAATGAGAAAAGATTAAAAGATTATGAGAAAGCTATCATGTATTATCGATTTGTTGTTGACCAGTACCCGGATAAGAAGGTCGCTTCGAAAGCAATCAAACGAATTGAGAAGTTGTCAAAAGATTTGGCAAATAATAAATGA